The proteins below come from a single Pseudomonas chlororaphis genomic window:
- a CDS encoding chemotaxis protein, with protein sequence MNLRMLNLASRSALCFGIFCALIFCFGMFALRQTSTLSEAEKKVEENIVPSFKVLGLLDREFMSVRNSNSKLRNAAESELVRSISLKEVVESQGLIRKYLSELAGLVVTPQGQVVLASLGKSVAEFELLQKQYLSFIAAGDYASAIKYGDEEVRNAALKVASSVEALRDSNDAKAKAAGEAADAAYNQTVTMVFVFITLSLLATVLLAWMYTRSLTLPMRESLLIAERIAANDFSNEIKVQARDEMGRLVAALSTMQGNLRDTIIQISDSSSQLAATSEEMHAVTEEASRGLMRQNNEIEMAATAITEMSSAVDEVAGNAAGASTAASQTSRTAMDGRVKVDDTVDAINMMVGSVESTSASVKGLAIKATDISKVLDVIRAVAQQTNLLALNAAIEAARAGEAGRGFAVVADEVRALAHRTQESTSEIEQMISTIQTGSNEAVMAMEQTSLQATNTLALARSAGLALAEITESIEHINERNVQIATAAEQQSQVARQIDSSLVSIRDLSIQSAAGSHQTSVASGELSELAVNLNHLVKRFKI encoded by the coding sequence ATGAACTTGCGAATGCTCAATCTTGCATCACGTTCCGCTCTTTGTTTTGGTATTTTTTGCGCATTGATTTTTTGCTTTGGAATGTTTGCCTTAAGGCAGACTTCCACGCTGAGCGAAGCGGAGAAAAAAGTTGAGGAAAACATCGTCCCTAGTTTTAAGGTGTTGGGCTTGCTGGATCGTGAGTTTATGAGCGTACGTAACAGTAATAGTAAATTGCGCAACGCCGCAGAGTCGGAGTTGGTGAGGTCTATTAGCTTGAAGGAGGTTGTAGAGTCACAGGGGCTTATTAGGAAGTATCTTTCGGAGCTGGCCGGGTTGGTTGTTACTCCACAAGGTCAGGTCGTCCTTGCTTCTTTGGGAAAGTCTGTTGCCGAATTTGAGCTTTTGCAAAAGCAATATCTCAGTTTTATTGCTGCTGGCGATTATGCGAGCGCCATAAAATACGGGGATGAGGAAGTTCGAAACGCCGCTCTTAAAGTTGCTTCAAGTGTCGAGGCGCTTAGAGATAGTAATGATGCCAAAGCGAAGGCTGCCGGGGAAGCGGCAGACGCTGCTTACAATCAAACCGTGACAATGGTGTTTGTTTTTATCACGTTGTCGCTGTTGGCAACTGTTTTGCTTGCCTGGATGTACACTCGAAGCTTGACACTGCCTATGCGAGAATCATTGTTGATTGCCGAGCGTATTGCGGCTAACGATTTCAGTAACGAGATAAAAGTTCAAGCACGTGATGAGATGGGGCGTCTTGTTGCAGCTTTATCGACCATGCAAGGGAACTTGCGTGATACGATTATTCAGATCAGCGATTCATCCAGCCAGTTAGCCGCGACGTCTGAGGAAATGCATGCTGTGACGGAAGAAGCTTCCAGAGGGTTGATGCGTCAGAATAATGAAATTGAAATGGCTGCGACCGCTATTACAGAAATGAGTTCAGCTGTCGATGAAGTTGCTGGCAATGCAGCAGGGGCCTCAACTGCTGCATCGCAAACCAGCAGAACCGCTATGGATGGAAGGGTCAAAGTAGATGACACAGTCGATGCCATTAACATGATGGTCGGCAGTGTAGAGTCTACATCCGCTAGTGTGAAAGGCTTGGCTATAAAGGCCACAGATATAAGTAAGGTGCTCGACGTGATCCGTGCCGTAGCCCAGCAGACAAATCTTCTCGCGCTTAATGCTGCAATCGAAGCGGCTCGTGCGGGTGAGGCGGGTCGTGGATTTGCAGTCGTTGCTGATGAAGTGCGCGCACTAGCTCACCGGACTCAAGAGTCCACCAGTGAGATCGAGCAAATGATTTCGACAATCCAGACAGGCTCAAATGAAGCCGTAATGGCAATGGAGCAGACTAGTCTGCAAGCTACCAACACGCTCGCTTTGGCTCGTTCCGCCGGGTTGGCTCTGGCCGAAATTACCGAGTCAATCGAGCACATTAATGAGCGCAACGTGCAAATAGCGACTGCCGCCGAACAGCAGTCTCAAGTTGCAAGACAGATTGATAGTAGTTTGGTAAGTATTCGCGATTTATCTATCCAGTCCGCAGCGGGCTCGCACCAAACTTCAGTTGCCAGCGGCGAGTTGTCTGAGTTGGCAGTAAATCTTAACCATTTAGTCAAAAGATTTAAAATTTAA
- a CDS encoding spermidine/putrescine ABC transporter substrate-binding protein gives MRSRMLKSIFPLLLIASTAQAADTVRIYNWSSYIAPDTLQNFTAQTGHPTQYDLYDSNEVLDVKLMAGHSGYDVVFPSNHFMARQITAGALKPLDRSKLPNWHNLNPTLMKVLEANDPGNRYGFPYLWGSTGIGYNVAKVKAVLGDVPIDSWDIVFKPENMKKLAQCGVAMLDNGPEILPIALNYLGLPHHSNVKADYKKAQELLLKVRPYVSYFHNSKYTSDLATGDVCLVVGFSGDVMQAAARANEAGNGQQIAYAIPKEGSPMWFDMVAMPADAPNETAGYAFLNYLLEPNVIADISNHVHYANGNVAANDIVDSAVFNDPMVYPPESVMKKLFVLEAMPLEADRLRTRIWSRVKNGQ, from the coding sequence TTGAGGTCTCGCATGTTGAAGTCGATCTTTCCGTTACTGTTGATCGCGTCTACCGCTCAGGCAGCAGACACCGTCAGGATCTACAACTGGAGCAGCTACATCGCTCCAGATACCCTGCAAAACTTTACCGCCCAGACCGGGCACCCGACTCAATATGACCTGTACGACAGCAACGAGGTGCTCGACGTCAAACTGATGGCCGGCCATTCAGGGTATGACGTGGTGTTTCCATCCAACCACTTCATGGCCCGGCAGATCACGGCCGGCGCACTCAAACCGTTGGACCGCAGCAAACTCCCGAACTGGCACAACCTCAACCCGACGCTGATGAAGGTTCTGGAGGCCAATGACCCCGGTAACCGCTACGGTTTTCCCTACCTGTGGGGCAGCACCGGCATCGGCTACAACGTGGCCAAGGTCAAAGCGGTCCTGGGTGATGTACCGATAGACTCGTGGGACATCGTGTTCAAGCCGGAAAACATGAAGAAACTCGCCCAGTGCGGCGTGGCGATGCTCGACAATGGTCCCGAGATCCTTCCCATCGCCTTGAACTACCTTGGTTTGCCGCATCACAGCAATGTCAAGGCCGACTACAAGAAGGCACAGGAGCTGCTACTCAAGGTGCGCCCCTATGTAAGCTACTTCCACAACTCCAAGTACACCAGCGACCTTGCAACGGGTGACGTGTGTCTGGTGGTGGGCTTTTCCGGCGATGTGATGCAGGCCGCAGCGCGGGCTAATGAGGCCGGGAACGGCCAGCAGATTGCTTACGCCATCCCCAAGGAAGGCTCACCTATGTGGTTCGACATGGTCGCGATGCCTGCCGATGCTCCAAATGAAACGGCCGGTTACGCGTTTTTGAATTACCTATTAGAGCCCAACGTCATAGCCGACATTAGTAACCACGTGCACTATGCCAATGGCAACGTAGCTGCTAACGACATAGTCGACAGTGCTGTCTTCAACGACCCGATGGTTTATCCGCCTGAAAGCGTTATGAAAAAGCTCTTCGTGCTTGAAGCGATGCCGCTGGAGGCTGACCGGTTGCGCACGCGTATCTGGAGTCGAGTTAAAAACGGTCAATGA
- a CDS encoding cupin: protein MKIDHFRDTARLPLGEPGAVGVPLGEPLSQVATACVERDDGVEAGVWECTPGRWRRQIVQQEFCHFIQGRCTFTPDGGETLHIQAGDALMFPANTTGIWDVQETVRKSYVLIF from the coding sequence ATGAAGATCGATCATTTTCGCGACACCGCCCGTTTGCCTCTCGGTGAGCCTGGCGCTGTTGGTGTACCGCTGGGCGAGCCGCTTTCACAGGTTGCCACGGCATGCGTCGAACGCGACGACGGCGTTGAGGCCGGCGTGTGGGAATGCACCCCCGGCCGCTGGCGGCGCCAGATCGTGCAACAGGAGTTCTGCCACTTCATTCAGGGGCGTTGCACCTTTACCCCGGACGGTGGCGAGACCCTTCATATCCAGGCCGGCGACGCGTTGATGTTCCCTGCGAACACGACGGGAATCTGGGATGTACAAGAAACCGTTCGCAAGAGCTACGTACTGATTTTCTGA
- a CDS encoding FAD-dependent oxidoreductase has translation MSGWGGVSLWMEELGEALTPRPALYQDLQADVVIIGAGYSGLWTAYYLKQQAPHLNIVIVEAQIAGYGASGRNGGWLMGNLLGEDRLLGPLPAAQRHAGYRLLRGIPDEVARVCHLEGIDCELRKGGVLYCAARYPEQERRLREQLDVARAQGLGEDDYRWLSPQAMREQLNVAQACGALYSPHCATIQPARLVRGLADAVERMGVRIFEQSAVLDWKPGQVRTEHGRVSADWVVPAVEGYASTLPPLNKHQLAAQSLIVATEPLPADVWAEIGLTRGQAFSENSRQVTYGQRSRDDRLVFGARGGYRFGGRLRSDFNLTQAERALRQHLFSELFPILRNVRLTHAWGGNLGVARSFHPHMLADRRQRIALAGGYGGEGVGASNLGGRTVAALILGQDNELTRQPWVLGDRPLDSLPRWEPEPLRWLGYNAIIQSFVHEDQVLANLHAPRWRRRMAEGLAGCMERLMKSKEPFA, from the coding sequence ATGTCTGGCTGGGGTGGTGTGAGTTTGTGGATGGAGGAACTCGGCGAGGCGCTGACGCCGCGCCCGGCGTTGTATCAGGATCTGCAAGCAGACGTTGTGATTATCGGCGCCGGTTACAGCGGCCTCTGGACGGCCTATTACCTAAAACAGCAAGCACCGCACCTGAACATCGTCATCGTTGAAGCACAGATTGCCGGCTACGGCGCCTCCGGTCGCAATGGCGGCTGGTTGATGGGCAACCTGCTGGGCGAAGACCGGCTCCTGGGGCCATTACCTGCCGCGCAACGCCACGCGGGCTACCGACTGCTGCGTGGAATCCCCGACGAGGTAGCGCGGGTGTGCCACCTCGAAGGCATTGATTGCGAACTGCGCAAAGGCGGCGTGCTGTACTGTGCGGCGCGTTATCCCGAGCAAGAACGGCGCCTGCGCGAACAACTCGACGTCGCCCGTGCGCAAGGCCTGGGTGAAGACGACTACCGCTGGTTGAGTCCTCAGGCCATGCGTGAACAACTCAATGTGGCCCAGGCGTGCGGCGCCCTGTATTCACCTCACTGCGCGACCATCCAGCCGGCACGGTTGGTGCGGGGGCTGGCCGACGCCGTCGAACGGATGGGTGTACGCATTTTCGAGCAAAGCGCGGTGCTCGACTGGAAGCCAGGCCAGGTTCGAACCGAGCACGGTCGGGTAAGCGCCGATTGGGTGGTGCCGGCGGTCGAAGGTTATGCCAGCACCCTGCCCCCGTTGAACAAACATCAACTGGCCGCGCAAAGCCTGATCGTCGCGACTGAGCCACTCCCGGCCGATGTGTGGGCCGAAATCGGCCTGACCCGTGGCCAGGCGTTCAGCGAAAACAGCCGCCAAGTCACCTACGGTCAGCGCAGCCGAGATGATCGCCTGGTGTTTGGCGCCCGCGGTGGCTATCGCTTTGGCGGTCGCCTGCGCAGTGACTTCAACCTCACTCAGGCCGAACGAGCATTGCGGCAACACCTGTTTAGTGAACTCTTTCCGATCCTGCGCAATGTGCGCCTGACCCATGCCTGGGGCGGAAATCTGGGGGTCGCCCGGTCCTTTCACCCGCACATGCTCGCCGACCGTCGCCAGCGGATCGCACTGGCGGGTGGCTACGGAGGCGAAGGGGTAGGCGCCAGCAACCTGGGCGGCCGAACCGTGGCGGCGTTGATTCTGGGCCAAGACAACGAACTGACTCGCCAACCCTGGGTGTTGGGTGATCGTCCCCTGGACTCGTTGCCACGATGGGAGCCCGAGCCTCTGCGTTGGCTGGGTTACAACGCCATTATCCAGAGCTTCGTTCACGAGGATCAGGTATTGGCCAACCTCCATGCGCCACGCTGGCGTCGCCGGATGGCTGAAGGCTTGGCCGGTTGCATGGAACGTCTGATGAAGTCCAAGGAGCCGTTTGCATGA
- a CDS encoding AraC family transcriptional regulator codes for MLLIPPDTAEQTALTLEVVLRYHMAWKRRDLEAILAIYHPQVQYNDFFQNRSMGLTELRAYITSTLPRHPDEYLEHNDRIRADGCTAFIQYQTALKGSGERVVFRTSEAITVCDGLILRINEYASLVRDSEPQTGRHAPAISKLGLSARQLTFMARDLADYFTRQQPFLDPDLDLARIASATGYSRNQLSYLLNQVLGQSFYRYVTQARLAYLLERLVNHGENAPIEALAVSAGFNSTSAFYKAFRSHTGCTPKAWLKANCVRARR; via the coding sequence ATGCTCCTCATTCCGCCAGATACCGCCGAACAGACAGCGCTGACCCTCGAAGTGGTGCTGCGTTACCACATGGCGTGGAAACGCCGCGACTTGGAGGCGATTCTCGCGATTTATCACCCGCAAGTGCAGTACAACGATTTTTTCCAGAACCGCAGCATGGGTCTGACCGAGTTGCGCGCTTACATCACCAGCACGTTGCCGCGTCATCCCGATGAGTATCTTGAACACAACGACCGCATCCGTGCAGATGGCTGTACCGCATTCATCCAGTACCAGACGGCTCTGAAAGGCAGTGGCGAGCGGGTGGTTTTTCGCACCAGTGAAGCCATCACGGTATGTGATGGCCTGATCCTCCGTATAAACGAATATGCCTCGCTGGTGCGCGACAGCGAGCCCCAGACTGGGCGCCACGCCCCCGCCATCAGTAAACTGGGTCTCTCGGCGCGCCAGCTGACGTTCATGGCGCGAGACTTGGCCGATTACTTTACCCGCCAGCAGCCCTTCCTCGACCCGGATCTGGATCTTGCACGGATTGCCAGCGCTACCGGGTACAGCCGTAATCAGCTGTCTTACCTGCTGAACCAAGTGCTGGGACAAAGTTTCTATCGCTACGTGACCCAAGCACGGCTGGCCTACCTGCTTGAGCGCCTCGTCAATCACGGTGAAAACGCGCCCATCGAGGCCCTTGCGGTGAGTGCCGGATTCAACTCCACCTCGGCGTTCTACAAGGCCTTCCGAAGTCATACCGGCTGCACGCCCAAGGCGTGGTTGAAAGCCAATTGCGTGCGTGCCCGCAGATAA
- a CDS encoding membrane protein codes for MTTSRHFTRTSNPSASARLIVMICFAMIAFAANSLLCRLALKHTDVDAASFSVVRLVSGALVLWLMCVVRRSTTSIKGSWKGATALFIYVFAFSFAYHHLETGTGALLLFGAVQLSMVLYGLFKGERMHGLAIVGFVLALIGLVSLLLPGAAAPDPLSALTMLLSGLAWGVYSLLGKGVADPLATTAGNFIRSIPLVLIASLPFLLGLRWDPLGILYAVLSGALASGVGYAAWYVAVRHLASFQAATWQLSVPILASLAGIVFLGESLSVRMVLASVAVLGGVALVLGGKYGSATGS; via the coding sequence ATGACAACGAGCAGACACTTCACCCGAACGTCCAATCCATCAGCCTCGGCAAGGCTGATTGTGATGATCTGTTTCGCCATGATTGCCTTTGCCGCGAACTCACTGCTGTGCCGCCTGGCGCTAAAGCACACCGACGTCGATGCTGCGAGTTTCAGCGTTGTCCGGCTGGTTAGCGGGGCCTTGGTGCTATGGCTGATGTGCGTCGTCAGGCGATCCACGACTTCCATCAAGGGCAGTTGGAAAGGCGCCACAGCCTTGTTCATCTACGTCTTCGCTTTTTCTTTCGCATACCATCATTTGGAGACCGGGACGGGGGCGTTGCTGTTGTTTGGCGCGGTTCAACTGAGCATGGTTCTGTACGGCTTGTTCAAAGGCGAGCGGATGCACGGGCTGGCGATCGTTGGGTTTGTGTTGGCGCTCATTGGCCTTGTCAGTCTGCTGCTTCCAGGCGCGGCAGCACCCGATCCCCTGAGTGCGCTCACGATGTTGCTATCGGGGCTGGCCTGGGGAGTTTATTCACTACTCGGCAAGGGTGTCGCCGATCCTCTTGCGACCACTGCCGGCAATTTTATCCGCTCCATTCCACTGGTCCTGATTGCAAGCTTACCGTTTCTGTTAGGGCTGCGTTGGGATCCGCTGGGGATACTTTATGCCGTTCTTTCCGGAGCGCTGGCGTCAGGCGTCGGTTACGCGGCCTGGTACGTCGCGGTACGTCATCTTGCCTCGTTTCAGGCAGCGACATGGCAGTTGAGCGTACCCATCCTGGCTTCGCTGGCTGGTATCGTTTTTCTGGGGGAAAGCCTGAGCGTAAGGATGGTGTTGGCATCCGTCGCTGTGCTGGGTGGTGTTGCGTTGGTGCTGGGCGGCAAATATGGCAGCGCTACAGGCAGCTAG